Proteins encoded by one window of Pseudomonadota bacterium:
- a CDS encoding type II toxin-antitoxin system VapC family toxin, whose product MPIDSAVSIVEIMIKASIGKLEIDFDPVSQAVASGFQMLDFKGQDSLPLQEMPYHHKDPFDRMIIAQSLVNNYPIMTNDSKFNLYNCRVI is encoded by the coding sequence ATGCCGATTGACAGCGCAGTGAGCATTGTTGAAATTATGATCAAGGCATCAATTGGCAAATTAGAAATTGATTTTGATCCGGTTTCCCAGGCCGTTGCGAGCGGATTTCAAATGCTTGATTTTAAGGGTCAGGACTCCTTACCTCTACAAGAAATGCCATACCACCATAAAGACCCTTTTGACAGAATGATCATCGCGCAATCATTGGTTAACAATTATCCGATAATGACCAACGACAGCAAATTCAATTTATATAATTGCCGCGTTATTTAG
- a CDS encoding type II toxin-antitoxin system RelE/ParE family toxin, with product MTDANPYKLRIPDELASFIRKLHPRIKKHVRYAFETILEDPYSGKALKDELEGLRTFRIKRYRVIYRINKKCSELEIVALGPRKNIYEDTFRIISK from the coding sequence ATGACGGACGCAAATCCTTACAAATTACGGATCCCTGATGAATTGGCATCATTTATTCGTAAATTACATCCTCGTATCAAAAAGCATGTAAGATACGCCTTCGAAACGATCCTGGAAGATCCATATTCCGGTAAAGCATTAAAAGATGAACTCGAAGGGTTGAGAACTTTCAGGATCAAGAGATATAGAGTTATTTATCGTATTAATAAAAAATGCAGCGAACTGGAAATTGTCGCCCTGGGACCTCGAAAGAATATTTACGAAGATACCTTCCGGATCATCAGTAAATAG
- a CDS encoding type II toxin-antitoxin system Phd/YefM family antitoxin, whose amino-acid sequence MNTLSVSEAKMKLSSLVDSVKATDQEVVITKNGRPVAVLVSPDEFESWHETLEIRSDQELMKEIRKGLNNLKKKSSLYSLEDLL is encoded by the coding sequence ATGAATACGTTATCAGTCTCAGAAGCAAAAATGAAGCTTAGTTCTCTCGTTGACTCTGTCAAGGCGACTGACCAGGAAGTTGTTATTACTAAAAACGGCAGGCCGGTAGCGGTGCTGGTCAGCCCGGATGAATTTGAAAGTTGGCATGAAACTCTTGAAATTCGTTCAGATCAGGAACTTATGAAAGAGATCAGGAAAGGGCTTAATAATTTAAAGAAGAAGTCTTCTCTGTATTCACTTGAGGATCTTCTGTAA